A single region of the Anaerococcus urinomassiliensis genome encodes:
- a CDS encoding cysteine desulfurase family protein, with product MIYFDYAATSVKREDILEYIIKNKEAFDGNPDSLHAKGREAKKILEDSRRKIAQSIGANPRNVVFTSGASEGNNTVIKAFKDNKIITSAIEHDSILNTIDKNNAILLDANQDGRISLDDLKDAIDDQTKLVAIMYVNNETGTIQPVKEIGEYLKDKDIWFHVDAVQAYGHVDIDVNDINCDSLSLSGHKIGGLNGFGIFYMRENLKPLITGGEQEKDRRAGTSFVAGAYSMAESFPLMVDEREKIKELKAYFVEELKRSNISYEINGSIENSSDHVLNLYFRDYKSDFLLTYLDMNGICASAGSACRAGSILPSHVISNMYGEDRARHSIRFSFGYTNTKEDIDKAIEVLERLNNER from the coding sequence ATGATATATTTTGACTATGCAGCAACGTCTGTAAAAAGAGAAGATATTTTAGAATATATAATAAAAAACAAGGAAGCATTTGATGGCAATCCAGATAGCTTGCATGCTAAGGGCAGAGAGGCTAAAAAAATATTAGAAGATTCCAGGAGAAAAATTGCCCAATCGATAGGTGCCAATCCAAGAAATGTGGTGTTTACATCTGGTGCTAGCGAGGGAAACAACACTGTTATCAAAGCTTTTAAAGATAATAAAATTATAACAAGTGCTATAGAACACGATTCTATACTTAATACCATAGATAAAAATAATGCTATTTTGCTTGATGCCAATCAGGATGGAAGAATTTCCCTTGACGATTTAAAAGATGCGATAGATGATCAAACAAAGCTTGTGGCTATAATGTATGTGAATAACGAAACTGGTACCATCCAACCTGTAAAAGAAATCGGAGAATATCTCAAAGATAAGGACATATGGTTTCATGTCGATGCTGTCCAAGCCTATGGCCATGTCGACATAGATGTTAATGATATTAATTGCGATTCTCTATCACTTTCTGGCCACAAAATAGGTGGGTTAAATGGTTTTGGGATTTTTTATATGAGAGAAAATCTAAAGCCATTAATCACAGGTGGAGAGCAAGAAAAAGATAGGCGTGCAGGAACTTCTTTTGTAGCTGGAGCATATTCTATGGCTGAATCTTTTCCTCTTATGGTTGATGAAAGAGAGAAAATTAAAGAATTGAAAGCATATTTTGTAGAAGAACTAAAAAGGTCAAATATTTCTTATGAAATCAACGGATCTATAGAAAATTCATCTGACCATGTCCTAAACTTATACTTTAGAGATTATAAGTCAGATTTTCTACTAACATATTTGGATATGAATGGAATATGTGCATCGGCAGGATCTGCTTGTAGGGCTGGATCTATCTTGCCAAGCCATGTCATTTCCAATATGTACGGCGAAGATAGAGCAAGGCATTCAATACGCTTCTCCTTTGGATATACCAATACAAAAGAAGATATTGATAAAGCTATAGAAGTCCTAGAAAGGCTAAATAATGAAAGATAA
- a CDS encoding YbaK/EbsC family protein gives MSNRDKLFEIFDQLDIKYDIVEHPAAESTEEADRYIEGKDGARTKNLFMANRKDKQYYLIVMDDQKMISMKDYNKLLDEKGMHFVQPEKILEILEQEVGIISVFGLINTDEDIKVIFDKDMIDENEIMTFHPDDNTKTVFLKNEDVFKFVKNAGYDYQIFDFQPVVEF, from the coding sequence GTGAGCAATAGGGACAAACTATTTGAAATATTTGATCAACTTGATATCAAATATGATATTGTAGAGCATCCTGCTGCTGAGAGTACAGAAGAAGCTGATAGATATATAGAAGGCAAGGATGGTGCTAGAACTAAGAATCTTTTTATGGCCAATAGGAAGGATAAGCAATACTATCTTATCGTAATGGATGATCAAAAGATGATTAGTATGAAAGATTACAACAAGCTTTTAGATGAAAAAGGAATGCACTTTGTTCAGCCAGAAAAAATACTAGAAATATTGGAACAAGAAGTTGGAATTATCTCTGTATTTGGCCTTATCAATACTGATGAAGATATCAAAGTTATCTTTGATAAGGATATGATTGACGAGAATGAAATCATGACCTTCCACCCAGATGACAATACAAAAACAGTATTTTTAAAGAATGAGGATGTATTCAAATTTGTCAAAAATGCTGGTTATGACTACCAAATATTTGACTTCCAACCAGTAGTAGAATTTTAA
- a CDS encoding YdbC family protein has product MAELKFDIVENLGVLSTNAKGWTKELNLVSWNERDPKYDIRDWNEDHTRMSKGVTLTKEEAEVLKNILTEEEF; this is encoded by the coding sequence ATGGCAGAATTAAAATTTGATATAGTTGAAAATCTTGGAGTACTTTCTACAAATGCAAAGGGATGGACAAAGGAGCTTAACCTAGTTTCATGGAATGAAAGGGATCCAAAATATGACATTAGAGATTGGAATGAGGATCACACTAGGATGAGCAAGGGTGTAACCCTTACCAAGGAAGAAGCAGAAGTACTAAAAAATATCCTAACAGAGGAGGAATTTTAG
- a CDS encoding GH25 family lysozyme has product MRKCFKKYMALALALTILNPASVLASDLVKYNDINLDQVLDDNGIYYDKKGVENRIKGYINNPNADVVPDFKPIEEEVTEETTVKDNGEVEVTETTETTYEDQKKEPIYSKTPVYKKVVDISEHQDPSLIDYDKFAKSIDGAILRTSIMDADTLNIRTDYHLEEHYNNLNSRGVPLGFYHYSRAINVVEAIREAEYVSNVLKNKNVSYPVYIDIEDDKRQAKASKADISEAAEAFILAMRRNGYVSGIYSYPWFANKYLTKDVRNKYEFWIADYASKNFTKYNGSDFDSWQRTDKGYYNGYKYNVDTSVVYKDYPLIIKGNSKKSMNTLVSEIIVGRWGTGAERKRRLTYAGYDYNIVQKAVNERLKITRA; this is encoded by the coding sequence ATGAGAAAGTGTTTTAAAAAATATATGGCTCTTGCTTTGGCCTTGACGATATTAAATCCAGCATCTGTTTTGGCTAGTGATCTTGTTAAGTATAATGATATAAATCTTGACCAGGTTTTAGATGATAATGGTATTTATTATGATAAAAAAGGAGTAGAAAATAGGATTAAGGGATATATCAACAATCCAAATGCGGATGTTGTTCCAGATTTTAAGCCTATTGAAGAGGAAGTGACTGAGGAAACCACAGTGAAAGACAACGGTGAGGTTGAAGTTACGGAAACAACCGAGACCACTTATGAAGACCAAAAGAAGGAACCTATTTATTCAAAGACACCAGTTTATAAAAAAGTAGTAGATATATCTGAACACCAAGATCCTAGTTTGATCGATTACGATAAGTTTGCAAAAAGTATAGATGGGGCGATCCTACGTACTTCTATTATGGATGCAGACACTTTAAATATTAGGACTGATTACCATCTTGAAGAGCACTATAACAATCTTAATAGCAGAGGAGTTCCATTGGGATTCTATCACTATTCTCGTGCTATCAACGTAGTAGAAGCTATTAGAGAAGCAGAGTATGTAAGTAATGTTTTAAAAAATAAAAATGTATCTTATCCTGTTTATATAGATATAGAAGATGATAAGAGACAAGCAAAGGCAAGTAAGGCTGACATTTCTGAAGCTGCTGAAGCCTTTATACTTGCTATGAGAAGAAATGGTTATGTATCTGGCATTTATTCATATCCTTGGTTTGCTAATAAATATTTGACCAAAGATGTGAGAAACAAATACGAATTTTGGATAGCTGACTACGCCTCAAAGAACTTTACAAAATACAATGGTTCAGACTTTGACTCTTGGCAGCGTACAGACAAGGGGTACTATAATGGATATAAATACAATGTTGATACAAGTGTAGTCTATAAAGATTATCCTTTGATTATTAAAGGCAATTCTAAAAAAAGCATGAATACACTTGTAAGCGAAATTATTGTGGGCAGATGGGGAACAGGTGCCGAAAGAAAAAGACGCCTCACCTATGCAGGATATGATTATAACATAGTACAAAAGGCTGTTAATGAAAGATTAAAAATTACTAGAGCTTAA
- a CDS encoding asparaginase, whose protein sequence is MKKTGKLESGKLTGNELIKDIDLENFDLNLKIVDLKTVPSTEMKLSDIVDIKKQIDSEVEEGADAIVLTHGTDTLEETAFMLDLLYDGKAPVVITGSQRSMGNLGYDGSANLRDAIIVSSSELSRNKGVLVVFDEKIFLARYVSKINSTELGGFASTVSGPIGNVYGREVFYYYDTIGYKKLEILDYNFEKSVYIVKMSLDFDENIFDKIIDKDCHGIIIEGFEVGAVTPAVQDKVEKAIKLGIPVVLVTKCIRGGVRCIYGTKGTAVKLKELGAILDYGYLSSNKARLKLIAMQNSAEKDEIKSKWNLY, encoded by the coding sequence ATAAAAAAAACAGGGAAACTTGAATCAGGTAAACTAACCGGCAATGAACTTATAAAAGATATAGATTTAGAGAATTTTGACCTCAATCTAAAAATAGTAGACCTAAAAACAGTTCCATCTACTGAAATGAAACTTTCAGATATAGTTGATATTAAAAAACAAATTGATAGTGAAGTAGAAGAAGGGGCTGATGCAATAGTTCTTACTCATGGAACTGACACCCTTGAAGAAACAGCATTTATGTTGGATTTGCTTTATGATGGTAAAGCTCCTGTAGTTATTACCGGTTCACAAAGATCAATGGGAAATTTGGGTTATGACGGATCAGCAAATCTAAGAGATGCTATAATAGTTAGTTCATCAGAACTTAGCAGGAATAAGGGAGTCTTAGTAGTATTTGATGAAAAGATTTTCCTTGCTAGATATGTAAGTAAAATAAATTCAACAGAATTAGGTGGTTTCGCATCAACTGTATCTGGGCCAATAGGCAATGTTTATGGAAGAGAAGTTTTTTATTACTACGATACAATAGGATATAAAAAACTTGAAATTCTTGATTACAACTTTGAAAAGTCTGTCTATATTGTTAAAATGAGCTTAGACTTTGACGAAAATATCTTTGATAAAATAATAGATAAAGATTGCCATGGGATTATAATCGAAGGATTTGAAGTAGGAGCAGTAACACCTGCTGTCCAAGATAAGGTAGAAAAAGCCATAAAGTTAGGGATTCCAGTGGTACTAGTCACAAAGTGTATTCGAGGTGGTGTTAGATGTATATATGGTACAAAGGGAACAGCGGTCAAATTAAAAGAATTAGGTGCGATTCTAGACTATGGATATTTATCTTCAAATAAGGCAAGATTAAAGCTAATAGCCATGCAAAACTCCGCAGAAAAAGATGAAATAAAAAGTAAGTGGAATCTTTATTAA
- a CDS encoding YfcC family protein codes for MKDKKKIKMPGAVVILFILLIAMSLLSYIIPAGQFERVEAESGRMMVVADSFKFVENNPISLLDFFASIPQGFVNSSNVIVFNFIIAGAFSVLEKIGLINTMVEVLSNKYSNNGNTLIAILMVVFGLIAAFVGTPELCMVYVPIILPLIVSLGYNPMIAVAVPLVGTIVGFTAAFTNPFTVGISHQITGLPMFSGMWLRIIMFVVYIIAGCLYVINYAKKIKVEPELAINNAKSLGLVSEDLKVNRDGETVKLTRIQKIIGLFFVLSFAYMIYGVLTKGWGMIEMAGIFLAIGIISGIVGRLDSSQIVDAFLKGMKSVLTGVVLIGVATAVSVILNKSMIMDTIVYYLSDGLRYLPASLTSIGILFLITIFNFLVPSGSGKALALMPILSPIAEIIGVNQQVAVLAYQIGDGLTNVFWPTSGYFMATLEIAKIEYSEWVKFFSKLLSIMILMGLVFLLVAQAINYGPF; via the coding sequence ATGAAAGATAAGAAAAAGATAAAAATGCCAGGAGCTGTCGTTATACTTTTTATTTTGCTAATTGCTATGTCTTTACTATCATACATAATACCTGCAGGCCAATTTGAAAGGGTAGAAGCTGAATCAGGAAGAATGATGGTTGTCGCCGATTCGTTTAAATTTGTCGAAAATAATCCAATATCTTTGTTAGATTTTTTTGCATCAATTCCTCAAGGCTTTGTCAATTCTTCTAACGTCATAGTATTTAACTTCATTATTGCTGGTGCTTTTAGTGTGCTTGAAAAAATTGGGTTAATAAATACTATGGTAGAAGTTTTGTCAAATAAATATTCTAATAATGGCAATACTTTAATAGCTATACTCATGGTTGTATTTGGTCTGATAGCAGCTTTTGTTGGAACACCAGAACTATGCATGGTGTATGTACCGATTATTTTGCCACTAATTGTATCTCTAGGTTATAATCCTATGATTGCTGTAGCTGTTCCCTTAGTTGGAACTATTGTAGGGTTTACAGCTGCTTTTACAAATCCATTTACTGTTGGAATTTCTCACCAAATAACTGGATTACCGATGTTTTCTGGCATGTGGCTAAGGATAATAATGTTTGTAGTATATATTATTGCTGGATGTTTATATGTGATTAATTACGCAAAAAAGATAAAAGTTGAACCAGAATTAGCTATCAATAATGCCAAATCCTTAGGCCTAGTTTCTGAGGATCTTAAAGTAAATAGAGATGGAGAAACAGTAAAACTTACTCGTATTCAAAAGATAATAGGCTTATTTTTTGTATTAAGTTTTGCCTATATGATATATGGTGTGCTAACAAAAGGTTGGGGAATGATAGAAATGGCTGGTATATTCTTAGCTATCGGCATTATCTCAGGAATTGTAGGAAGACTTGATAGTTCACAGATAGTGGATGCATTTTTGAAGGGAATGAAGTCAGTTTTAACGGGGGTAGTCCTAATAGGAGTAGCAACTGCTGTATCAGTAATATTAAATAAATCTATGATTATGGATACTATAGTTTACTATCTATCAGATGGTCTTAGATACCTACCAGCTAGCCTAACATCAATTGGCATACTATTTTTAATAACCATATTTAACTTCCTTGTGCCATCAGGTAGTGGAAAGGCACTAGCATTAATGCCTATTTTGTCACCTATAGCAGAAATTATAGGTGTTAATCAACAAGTAGCAGTGCTTGCTTATCAAATAGGGGATGGATTAACAAATGTATTTTGGCCAACATCAGGTTATTTCATGGCTACCCTTGAAATAGCTAAAATTGAATATTCAGAGTGGGTAAAATTCTTCTCAAAATTACTAAGTATAATGATACTTATGGGTCTAGTATTTCTTCTTGTCGCACAAGCGATAAATTATGGTCCATTTTAA
- a CDS encoding amidohydrolase, which translates to MNIDEMINLRRYFHHIAEPARLEFKTTDKIIQELRGLDIELHYGKEIYFDDRLGLPDEKKACEYKNNINLKTTDKSDEILDSYTGLIAVIKGIKKGNNIGFRFDIDANDIHESDDIDHIPNKEGFRSTNDFAMHACGHDAHMAIGIAFTKYLAKNKDSLNGNYVVVFQPAEEGVKGAYALKNNPIFNDLDYFVGMHIGMKVPSGKIVVGSEGMLATKKFDINFEGLASHAGGTPEEGKNALLAASSAVMNFNSLTQHSKGASRLNVGTFNAGSGRNIVPNHAELKMEIRGENEDIIEYLKVGVERIVKGSAISYDCDYDIKLVGAAPSLLAYDEDFKVNLINYYKEKGYSLVDGGIYGSEDVAYFLNQVSKNNGKAMHFILGTNHKAGHHNEKFDIVEDDMQRGLNMLIDFVKYVNYGGKL; encoded by the coding sequence GTGAACATTGATGAAATGATTAATCTTAGAAGGTATTTTCACCATATTGCTGAACCAGCACGGTTAGAATTTAAGACTACTGATAAGATTATACAAGAATTAAGGGGTTTGGATATTGAATTACATTATGGTAAGGAAATTTATTTTGATGATAGGCTTGGCCTACCTGATGAAAAAAAAGCTTGTGAGTATAAGAACAATATTAATTTAAAAACAACTGATAAATCGGATGAGATTTTGGATTCATATACTGGTCTCATTGCTGTTATTAAAGGTATAAAAAAAGGAAATAATATTGGCTTTAGATTTGATATTGATGCTAATGATATACATGAAAGCGATGATATCGACCATATTCCAAATAAAGAAGGTTTTAGAAGTACTAATGATTTTGCTATGCATGCTTGTGGTCATGATGCACATATGGCTATTGGTATAGCATTTACAAAGTACTTAGCAAAAAATAAGGATAGTTTAAATGGAAATTACGTAGTTGTTTTTCAACCTGCTGAGGAAGGAGTAAAAGGTGCATATGCTTTGAAAAATAATCCTATTTTTAACGACTTAGATTATTTTGTTGGAATGCATATTGGTATGAAAGTTCCTAGTGGAAAAATTGTTGTTGGCAGTGAGGGAATGCTTGCTACAAAGAAATTTGATATAAACTTTGAAGGACTCGCTAGCCATGCTGGTGGTACGCCAGAGGAGGGTAAGAATGCACTTCTTGCAGCATCAAGTGCGGTTATGAATTTTAATAGCCTAACTCAACATTCTAAAGGAGCATCGAGACTGAATGTTGGTACATTTAATGCCGGATCTGGACGAAATATTGTCCCTAACCATGCAGAACTAAAAATGGAGATTAGGGGAGAAAATGAAGATATTATTGAATATTTAAAAGTGGGTGTAGAAAGAATTGTTAAGGGCTCTGCTATTTCATACGACTGCGATTATGATATAAAATTAGTAGGAGCTGCACCTTCATTACTCGCCTATGATGAAGATTTTAAGGTAAATTTAATCAATTATTATAAAGAGAAAGGATACAGTCTCGTTGATGGTGGAATTTATGGATCCGAAGATGTGGCTTATTTTCTAAATCAGGTGAGCAAAAATAATGGAAAAGCTATGCATTTTATCCTAGGTACTAACCATAAGGCAGGTCATCACAACGAAAAGTTTGATATAGTTGAAGATGATATGCAAAGAGGATTAAATATGCTAATAGATTTTGTAAAATATGTAAATTATGGAGGCAAATTATGA
- a CDS encoding heavy metal translocating P-type ATPase encodes MKNNNKHSSHSHHNHGDMDHSKHEHVSTEEHGDHKDQHYDHHAHHDHSGHSGHEHHHHGNFKELFLKSLPLGIIIMLLSPMAGFDLPFQFTFPYSDIIVAILSTILIIYGGRPFYQGAVDEFKQKEPGMMALVSLGLSVSYLYSIYTVIANYVTGEHVMDFFFEFASLLLIMLLGHWIEMKAIGEAGDAQEELAKLVPKDAHVVLEDDSIETRPVADLKVGDLIRVQAGENVPADGTIERGESRLNEALLTGESKSIKKGPGDEVIGGSTNGEGVIYIKVLETGDKSFISQVQDLISQAQSQPSRAENIAQKVAGWLFYIAVTAALIAFVVWVLIADIPTAVKFAITTLVIACPHALGLAIPLVTARSTSLGASRGLLVKDRQSLEIAQDSDVMILDKTGTLTTGEFKVLDVKLLNDKYTKEEIIALLAGIEGGSSHPIAQSIISFAKDQGISPVSFDSIDVISGAGVEGKAKGHSYQLISQKAYGRNLDIDIPKGATLSILVENDDAIGAVALGDELKPTSKELIKALKKNNIEPIMATGDNEKAAEGAAEDLGIEYRSNQSPQDKYELVKALKDEGKKVIMVGDGVNDAPSLALADVGIAVGAGTQVALDSADVILTQSDPGDIESFIELAHKTTRKMKQNLFWGAGYNFIAIPLAAGILAPIGITLSPALGAILMSVSTVVVAINAILLRLNPKK; translated from the coding sequence ATGAAGAATAACAACAAACATTCATCCCACAGCCACCATAATCATGGCGACATGGATCATTCAAAACATGAGCACGTAAGCACGGAAGAACATGGAGACCATAAGGATCAACATTACGACCATCATGCCCACCATGACCACAGTGGGCACAGTGGGCATGAGCATCATCATCACGGTAACTTTAAGGAACTTTTCTTAAAGTCATTACCACTAGGAATCATTATTATGCTCTTATCCCCTATGGCTGGGTTTGACCTACCATTCCAGTTTACTTTTCCATATTCTGATATTATAGTAGCTATTTTATCTACTATATTAATTATTTATGGTGGACGTCCATTTTATCAAGGTGCAGTTGACGAATTTAAACAAAAAGAACCTGGAATGATGGCACTCGTTTCTTTAGGTTTAAGTGTTTCATATTTATACAGTATTTATACTGTTATAGCTAACTACGTAACGGGTGAACACGTGATGGACTTTTTCTTTGAATTTGCATCATTACTATTAATCATGTTATTGGGTCACTGGATTGAGATGAAAGCTATTGGAGAAGCAGGAGATGCACAAGAAGAACTGGCTAAGCTAGTACCAAAAGATGCTCATGTTGTATTAGAAGATGATTCCATTGAAACACGTCCAGTTGCTGACTTAAAGGTAGGTGATTTAATTCGTGTTCAAGCTGGGGAAAATGTGCCAGCAGATGGAACTATCGAGCGTGGCGAATCACGTTTAAATGAAGCTCTTTTGACTGGGGAATCTAAGTCAATTAAAAAAGGACCTGGCGATGAAGTGATCGGGGGCTCAACAAATGGGGAAGGGGTTATTTATATTAAAGTACTTGAGACAGGTGATAAGTCCTTTATCTCTCAAGTACAGGATTTAATCAGCCAAGCTCAAAGTCAACCTTCTCGTGCAGAAAATATTGCTCAAAAAGTTGCAGGGTGGCTCTTCTATATTGCGGTAACTGCCGCACTAATAGCTTTTGTAGTATGGGTGCTTATAGCGGATATTCCAACGGCAGTAAAATTTGCTATCACAACATTAGTTATAGCTTGTCCACATGCATTGGGTCTTGCTATTCCATTGGTCACTGCCCGTAGCACAAGCTTAGGAGCTAGCCGTGGCTTACTAGTAAAAGACCGCCAATCATTAGAAATAGCTCAAGATTCAGATGTGATGATTTTAGATAAAACGGGTACTTTAACAACTGGTGAGTTTAAAGTATTAGATGTAAAACTTCTTAATGACAAATATACAAAAGAGGAAATCATTGCCTTGTTGGCAGGTATTGAAGGGGGATCTAGCCACCCAATTGCTCAATCAATTATTAGTTTTGCTAAGGATCAAGGTATAAGTCCAGTATCTTTTGATTCAATTGATGTGATTTCCGGTGCTGGCGTAGAAGGCAAAGCCAAGGGCCATAGTTACCAATTAATCAGTCAAAAAGCATATGGACGTAATTTGGATATTGATATTCCAAAAGGAGCAACTCTCAGTATATTAGTAGAAAACGATGATGCCATTGGTGCTGTAGCTTTAGGGGACGAATTAAAACCAACGAGTAAAGAGTTAATTAAAGCTCTTAAAAAGAACAATATAGAGCCGATTATGGCAACAGGTGATAATGAAAAAGCGGCTGAAGGCGCGGCAGAAGATTTAGGTATTGAATATAGATCAAATCAATCTCCACAAGACAAGTATGAATTGGTAAAAGCACTTAAAGATGAAGGGAAAAAAGTTATTATGGTAGGTGACGGTGTCAATGATGCCCCTTCTCTTGCCTTGGCAGATGTTGGTATAGCTGTAGGTGCTGGAACCCAAGTGGCATTGGATTCAGCTGATGTCATATTGACTCAATCCGATCCAGGAGATATTGAATCATTCATTGAATTAGCACACAAAACAACTCGTAAAATGAAACAAAACCTCTTTTGGGGAGCCGGCTATAACTTTATAGCTATCCCTCTAGCTGCGGGAATTTTGGCCCCTATTGGTATCACATTAAGCCCTGCATTAGGAGCAATTCTAATGTCTGTGTCAACAGTTGTAGTTGCAATTAATGCTATTTTATTAAGATTAAACCCAAAAAAATGA